ATCCTGGATATTGGTGTTGTTTCCGATAATGGTCGGGGCAACGTCTCCACGGATAACGGTATTGAACCAGACCGATGAATGAGCTCCGATTGTGACATCGCCTGTTATAGTCGAATAATCAGCGATAAATGCAGATTTGTCAATTTTTGGTGATTTGTCTTTATATGGATAGATCATGGCAAAGCTCCTTTAAGATTGATAAGATGTAATTAGTTCTAATCGTATCAAAACATTGGAAAAGGTCAATCGATCGAGCTGGATAAGGGAGGCGCGCGTTATGTGGAAGTGGCAAGCAGAAGGTGAAGCGAAAGGCGTCGTGGTGTTGATTCATAGTGCCTATGAGGAACATCAGCGTTATGCATGGCAAATCGAAAACTGGCGCAGGAATGGCTTTCATGTGTATATGGCTGATTTACCAGGCCACGGAACGCAGACATCAGCCGATGCTGTGCACCGGGAATCTTTCTATGATTACGACAAAACCGCTGCTGAACTGCTGCGCTTAGCGGCAGAAAATAACTTGCCGGTTATTCTTTCTGGACACGGGCTTGGCGCTTCGATCGCTATCCATGCGCTATCAGAAAATCGCCATCCTGTTGCTGGCGCCATCCTAAGCTCTCCTTGGTTTGAGCTGCAAAAAGTCCCGAGCAAGCCAACACTTGCCTTGTCCGGACTCAGCAAACTGACCGGCAAAGGGAAAGTCGACCACGGAGTGGAATTGCGTCATTTGACGAGACGTAAATTCCAAGAAGAGTCGGCGAAAGCGCCTCAAGCGATCCAATCGCTCAGTTCGCCGGCTTGGTGGAAAGAATTACTCGTTTATTTGGAGCAGGCCGCACATCTACAGTTGCCGGATATGCCGATTATGCTTCAGACGGGCCAGCGGGATTTGATTACGCAGACGAAAGCTGGACGGTCATGGCTGTCCAAGCAGTCTGCGAATGAATTTCATTTTAAGGAATGGCCGTTCTGCTATCACGATTTGCTGCAAGAACCGGAGCGCGATGAAATATTCAAGTCCATGCTGCATTTTGCCGAAACGGCAGTTGAAGCGGAAAGAATGCGCCGCAGCCAATAATCCTTTAATCTATTCACAACGATAGTTAATAAAAAGGAGAGATGGAAATGCCGCTTCGTTTCAGCATATTGGATCAATCTCCGGTTTCTCAAGGACAGACAGCGCAACAAGCGCTAGCTGATACGGTGCAGTTAGCACAACACGCAGAAGACTGGGGCTATACGCGTTTTTGGGTATCGGAACATCACGATGCCAAAACCCTAGCCGGTTCTTCTCCGGAGATCTTAATCAGTCATATCGGCGCGAGAACGAGGTCGATCCGCCTTGGTTCCGGCGGCGTCATGCTGCCGCATTATTCGGCCTTCAAAGTGGCCGAGAATTTCAATTTACTGGAGAGTTTATACCCTGGCCGCATTGATGCTGGAGTGGGCCGTGCGCCAGGTGGCATGCCGAGAGCCTCATTCGCTTTATCGAATGGACGTGTGCGGGATGCGGGACGTTTTCCGGAGCAGTTGGATGAGCTGCGCATGTATTTGGAAAACAGCATTCCAGAAAGCCATGATTACTACGGCATGAAAGCGACACCCCTGCCACCACATGCACCGCCGATCTGGATGCTCGGCTCTGGTGAAGGATCTGCGCGCTTGGCGGCCGAAAAGGGCTTGCCGTATATGTTCGCTCATTTCATTAATGGCGAAGGCGGACAGCCATTTGCAAACAGCTACAGAAAAACATTCGTCCCTCATAAAGGCAACAAGCCGTATGTGGGCCTAGCGATTTTTGCCGTATGTCAGGACACACAAGAACAGGCGGAATACGTCGCGTCTTCCTTGGATCTGTCTCTTGCGATGGGGGCGCAAGCAATGCCTTCTGACGGGACGCCCCCGCCTGATCAAGCGCTTACTTATGAGTATTCAAAATTTGAAAAGCTGCTCGTGGCAGAAAATCGCCGGCGCATGGTCGTCGGGGACCCTGTACAAGTGGTGGATCAATTGGAAGCGCTTGGTGAAGAATACGGGGCTGATGAAGTGATGATTGTCTCTGTCGCTTATGACTTCAATGATAAATTAACGACGTTCCGATTGATCGCTGAAGAAATGAAAAAAAGAATCTCTGAAAAGCAGTAGGCTGATAAACAGCTTGCTGCTTTTTTATATGGATAGAAAAAGGTTTAGAGATGCGCTGGAAGGATAAAGAGTTGAAACAACAGAAATCAGGAAAGAAGGAATGAATATGTTCGATCGTACCGCAGGCAGCCACACAGTAGAATTATTAAAGCAATGGAATGTAGACCATATATACGGAATGCCGGGAGATTCTATTAACGAATTGATGGAAGAATTACGCAAAGTGGACATTCGCTTTATCCAGATCCGTCACGAAGAAACCGGCGCGCTTGCCGCCTCGGCCTATTCGAAACTGACAGGGCACATCGGCGTGTGCTTGTCGATTGCGGGACCTGGGGCGATTCATTTACAAAACGGCTTGTATGATGCGAAGAAAGACAAAACACCGGTACTTGCGATTGTCGGTCAAGTAGCCAGCGACTCCATTGGCACCGACACGTTTCAGGAGTTGAAATTGGAATCGATGTTTGAAGACGTATCGGTCTATAACCGCCGCGTGCAAACCGCCGAGCAATTGCCCGATATGCTCAACCAGGCAGTCCGTGCAGCTTACGCTGAAAAAGGGCCGGCTGTCCTTGTCGTCTCGGATGATTTATTCAGCACGAAAATTAAACGCGACCAACAGATGACGTCCCCCGAATATTCAGAACCACACATCCGGGCAGCACAAGACGATTTGACTAAGGCACTCGAGCTATTGCAATCTGCGAAAAAACCAGTCATTCTGGCAGGCAAAGGCGCGCAGAATGCTTCTAGTGAAGTATTGGCATTCTCCGATAAATTAAACGCGCCGCTGATTGCTTCGCTTCCGGCAAAAGGCTTGGTTCCAGATGACCACCCGAATAATTTAGGGCAGCTCGGGCAACTCGGGACAGAGCCGGCAAAACAAGCGATGAAGCAGACAGACCTCGTCATCCTAGCAGGTACTGCTTATCCATACCGTGAGTATTTGCCGGAAAAAGCGCAAGCTATCCAGATTGATGTCGACCCTCGAGTAATCGGCAAATATTATCCAGCGACAGTTGGGATTGTGGGTGATCTTGGACCGGCACTTTCTTGGTTAACAGGTCAGCTCGGTGAACGAGATGCTGGTTTTTTAGAGGAATTCAAAGAGAAAAGGAACGATTGGCATGACAAGCTGCAGGCAGATATCGATAAACAAACCGATAAACTCCAGCCCCAGCAAGTGATCGGTGAAATCCAACACATCATGGAGCGCGATGCCGTCGTTTCGCTCGATGTCGGGAGCATCACGATTTGGACGGCAAAATATTTGCAGCTGACTGGGCAAAAGCTCGTATTGTCGTCGTGGCTCGGTACGATGGGCTGCGGTCTTCCTGGGGCTTTAGCAGCGAAACTGGCCTATCCCGATAGACAAGCGATCGCCATTGTCGGAGACGGCGGATTTTCTATGGGCATGCAAGATTTTGTCACCGCAGTGAAATACGATTTGCCGATGCTCGTCATCGTCTTCAACAACCAAAAGCTTCAATTAATCGAAGACGAACAGAAAATGACGGGCAACAAGCCGACAAATGTCGAAATTGCCAATATCGATTTTGCGGCATTCGCCATCGCGTGCGGCGGAGAGGGGTATACCGTAAAAACGCGCGAAGAATTACAAGATGCCTTATCGAAAGTGAAAACAAGCAAAAGGCCAGTGGTTGTTGATGCTTACGTTGAAGATATTTCGGCTGTGCAATAGAACGAATGGCAATGAATATATGAATAAAGGAAAGAGAGGCGAAGTGAATTGAGTTCAAAAATGACAGCACTTGGATTTTACAAACCTGGAAATACGGAACAGCCACCGGAATTTGAAGCGGTAGAATTGGATAAGCCTGAGCCAAAAGAGCATGATTTGCTTGTCGAGGTAAAGGCCGTGTCAGTGAACCCGACCGATTATAAAACACGCGATGCAAAAAAGCAGGACGATGATTCCTTGACGATCGTCGGGCGAGACGTTGCTGGAGTGGTGGTGGCCGTTGGCAATGAGTGTTCATTGTTCGAAGTAGGTGATGAAGTATTCTACGCAGGCACCAACGTTAGAGCAGGCGGTCATAGCGAATTTCATATAGTTGATGAGCGCATCGTTGGCCATAAACCGAAAAAGTTGGATTTTGCGCATGCGGCAGCCTTGCCTTTAACAGGCGTCACGGCGATGGAAGCTTTATTTGTCCGCTTGGGCATCTCCAAAAACCCTCAAGACAACGAAGGCAAAAATATTCTCATCATCGGGGCTGCAGGCGGTGTCGGTTCGATTGCGACGCAAATTGCAAACTTAGTTGGACTGACGGTTATTGGAACGGCGTCACGGCAGGAAACGATGGAGTGGACAGAAAAACTTGGATCACATTTTATAATTGACCATCATGAGGAATTGTTGCCTCAATTAGAGAAAGTAGGTATTGCAGGTGTGGACTATATTTTCTGTCTGACCAATACCGATGACCACATGGCAGGAATGGCTGAGGCAATCAAGCCTCAAGGTAAGATTTGTTCCATCCTGCCAGCGTTTGAACCACTTGCTCCGTCCCTGTTCGGAAAAAGCGTAACTTTTGTGTATGAATTAATGTACACACGTTCAATGTATCAAACGAAGGATATGATCGATCAGCACCATTTGTTGAATGAATTGTCGGATTGGGCGGATATGGGCAAGATCCGGTCGACACTTAATGACAGGATGACGCCAATCAATGCTGCAAATTTGAAAGAAGCTTACGGAAAATTGATGTCCGGCAAGACAATCGGGAAAATCGTCCTAGAAGGCCCGGTAGAGAAATGAGTAAAAGAGCAGCGTGCAAATGCACGCTGCTCTTTACTTTTGGACTCACTTTTGTTTGCGCGGTTGTTTTTTTTCGATGGCGACCAAAAAGGGCGGGGAATGCTGTTGATTGATGAATTCATATTTCATGACATCGTAGTCGACTTGCGGCAATTGCTTGACGTAATCCATGACAGCGTCGCGCTCTTCGCTGCCGCCATCATGTCCTGAATAAATGACCACCAGCACCAAGCCGTTAACCTTTAACCGCTCTAGGCATTGGCCGATTGCCTGCAAAGTACTGTCAGCTTTTGTGATGATAGAGTGGTCGCCTTTTGGCAAATAGCCGAGATTAAAGACGGCGGCGGCAATCGGCTCTGTTACATATTGTTCGATTTTCGCGTGGCTATCACAAATCAATTCGACATGGGGAAAATTTTCGACGCGCTGTTTGGTCGCTTCGATGGCTTGTGCTTGAATATCGAAGGCGTACACTTTTCCGCTATTACCGGTAAGTCCCGCGAGGAAATGGGTATCGTGCCCATTTCCGGCGGTGGCATCTACTGCAATGTCCCCAGGTTGAATAGCTTGTTCGAGCAAAGATTTAGTGAACGGCAAGACACGTTGCAAAGTCATAAAACCACACTCCCGACAAAATGCTTTCCTTGCCAGCTGCCGCGTGTTTCAAGTTCTTTGTCAATACCATTCAACACTTCCCATTTATTGGTGCTCCACATCGGTCCAATCATCAAATCGATCGGCCCGTCTCCTGTGATGCGCTGGACGACCATATCTGGCGGGATGATTTCCAATTGATCGGCGACCAGTTGGATATAGGCATCTTTTTCCA
This is a stretch of genomic DNA from Planococcus maritimus. It encodes these proteins:
- a CDS encoding zinc-binding alcohol dehydrogenase family protein, with the translated sequence MTALGFYKPGNTEQPPEFEAVELDKPEPKEHDLLVEVKAVSVNPTDYKTRDAKKQDDDSLTIVGRDVAGVVVAVGNECSLFEVGDEVFYAGTNVRAGGHSEFHIVDERIVGHKPKKLDFAHAAALPLTGVTAMEALFVRLGISKNPQDNEGKNILIIGAAGGVGSIATQIANLVGLTVIGTASRQETMEWTEKLGSHFIIDHHEELLPQLEKVGIAGVDYIFCLTNTDDHMAGMAEAIKPQGKICSILPAFEPLAPSLFGKSVTFVYELMYTRSMYQTKDMIDQHHLLNELSDWADMGKIRSTLNDRMTPINAANLKEAYGKLMSGKTIGKIVLEGPVEK
- a CDS encoding alpha/beta hydrolase produces the protein MWKWQAEGEAKGVVVLIHSAYEEHQRYAWQIENWRRNGFHVYMADLPGHGTQTSADAVHRESFYDYDKTAAELLRLAAENNLPVILSGHGLGASIAIHALSENRHPVAGAILSSPWFELQKVPSKPTLALSGLSKLTGKGKVDHGVELRHLTRRKFQEESAKAPQAIQSLSSPAWWKELLVYLEQAAHLQLPDMPIMLQTGQRDLITQTKAGRSWLSKQSANEFHFKEWPFCYHDLLQEPERDEIFKSMLHFAETAVEAERMRRSQ
- a CDS encoding class I SAM-dependent methyltransferase is translated as MTLQRVLPFTKSLLEQAIQPGDIAVDATAGNGHDTHFLAGLTGNSGKVYAFDIQAQAIEATKQRVENFPHVELICDSHAKIEQYVTEPIAAAVFNLGYLPKGDHSIITKADSTLQAIGQCLERLKVNGLVLVVIYSGHDGGSEERDAVMDYVKQLPQVDYDVMKYEFINQQHSPPFLVAIEKKQPRKQK
- a CDS encoding LLM class flavin-dependent oxidoreductase codes for the protein MPLRFSILDQSPVSQGQTAQQALADTVQLAQHAEDWGYTRFWVSEHHDAKTLAGSSPEILISHIGARTRSIRLGSGGVMLPHYSAFKVAENFNLLESLYPGRIDAGVGRAPGGMPRASFALSNGRVRDAGRFPEQLDELRMYLENSIPESHDYYGMKATPLPPHAPPIWMLGSGEGSARLAAEKGLPYMFAHFINGEGGQPFANSYRKTFVPHKGNKPYVGLAIFAVCQDTQEQAEYVASSLDLSLAMGAQAMPSDGTPPPDQALTYEYSKFEKLLVAENRRRMVVGDPVQVVDQLEALGEEYGADEVMIVSVAYDFNDKLTTFRLIAEEMKKRISEKQ
- a CDS encoding pyruvate oxidase — protein: MFDRTAGSHTVELLKQWNVDHIYGMPGDSINELMEELRKVDIRFIQIRHEETGALAASAYSKLTGHIGVCLSIAGPGAIHLQNGLYDAKKDKTPVLAIVGQVASDSIGTDTFQELKLESMFEDVSVYNRRVQTAEQLPDMLNQAVRAAYAEKGPAVLVVSDDLFSTKIKRDQQMTSPEYSEPHIRAAQDDLTKALELLQSAKKPVILAGKGAQNASSEVLAFSDKLNAPLIASLPAKGLVPDDHPNNLGQLGQLGTEPAKQAMKQTDLVILAGTAYPYREYLPEKAQAIQIDVDPRVIGKYYPATVGIVGDLGPALSWLTGQLGERDAGFLEEFKEKRNDWHDKLQADIDKQTDKLQPQQVIGEIQHIMERDAVVSLDVGSITIWTAKYLQLTGQKLVLSSWLGTMGCGLPGALAAKLAYPDRQAIAIVGDGGFSMGMQDFVTAVKYDLPMLVIVFNNQKLQLIEDEQKMTGNKPTNVEIANIDFAAFAIACGGEGYTVKTREELQDALSKVKTSKRPVVVDAYVEDISAVQ